The following proteins are encoded in a genomic region of Streptomyces collinus Tu 365:
- a CDS encoding L,D-transpeptidase translates to MRHVQGRARRACAALAAALTWAGLLAGCTPGGSGGLGLDGALGKRPSPEDVIRVTPDDGGKDVRPGERLRVRVPDGRLEKVSVVRSQDAQDTPVPGRISADGLTWQPDDGRLALAAKYTVDAVALDPHGRRSARHTTFTTYVPEERFIGYVTPENRSTVGTGMIVSLAFSRDIVNRAAVERAVRVTANPPVEIRPHWFGKNRLDFRPERYWKPGTEVTVGLGLRDVEGAPGVYGLQAKTFSFTVGRSQTSLVDAAQHMMEVRRDGRLLATVPITAGAPKSPTYNGKMVVMEMLEVTRMNSRTVGFGGEYDIPDVPHAMKLTDSGTFLHGNYWSPDSPGHVNVSHGCVGLMDVKGGGSDTPAGWFFDRSLIGDVVEVVNSKDKQVSPDNGLGGWNMAWNEWKAGSAVK, encoded by the coding sequence GTGAGGCACGTACAAGGACGCGCACGGCGCGCGTGCGCCGCGCTGGCAGCGGCACTGACATGGGCGGGACTGCTGGCCGGGTGCACCCCGGGCGGTTCCGGTGGACTGGGCCTGGACGGGGCCCTCGGCAAGCGCCCGTCCCCCGAGGACGTCATCCGGGTCACCCCGGACGACGGGGGCAAGGACGTCCGTCCGGGTGAGCGGCTGCGGGTGCGAGTGCCCGACGGACGCCTGGAGAAGGTGAGCGTCGTCAGATCCCAGGACGCCCAGGACACCCCCGTGCCCGGGCGCATCAGCGCCGACGGGCTGACCTGGCAGCCGGACGACGGCCGGCTGGCGCTGGCCGCCAAGTACACCGTCGACGCGGTCGCGCTGGACCCCCACGGCCGCCGCTCGGCCCGGCACACCACCTTCACCACCTACGTCCCCGAGGAGCGGTTCATCGGCTACGTCACCCCGGAGAACCGGTCCACCGTCGGCACCGGGATGATCGTCTCCCTGGCCTTCAGCCGGGACATCGTGAACCGTGCCGCCGTCGAACGCGCGGTGCGGGTCACCGCGAACCCGCCGGTGGAGATCCGCCCGCACTGGTTCGGCAAGAACCGCCTGGACTTCCGCCCCGAGCGCTACTGGAAGCCCGGCACCGAGGTCACCGTCGGCCTCGGTCTGCGGGACGTCGAGGGCGCGCCCGGCGTCTACGGCCTCCAGGCCAAGACGTTCTCCTTCACCGTCGGCCGCAGCCAGACCTCGCTGGTCGACGCGGCCCAGCACATGATGGAGGTGCGGCGCGACGGCCGGCTGCTGGCCACCGTGCCGATCACCGCCGGTGCCCCCAAGAGCCCCACCTACAACGGCAAGATGGTGGTGATGGAGATGCTCGAGGTGACCCGCATGAACAGCCGCACGGTCGGCTTCGGCGGCGAGTACGACATCCCCGACGTCCCGCACGCCATGAAGCTCACCGACTCCGGCACCTTCCTGCACGGCAACTACTGGTCGCCCGACTCCCCGGGGCACGTCAACGTCAGCCACGGCTGTGTGGGTCTCATGGACGTGAAGGGCGGCGGTTCGGACACCCCGGCGGGCTGGTTCTTCGACCGCAGCCTGATCGGGGACGTCGTCGAGGTCGTCAACAGCAAGGACAAACAGGTCTCTCCCGACAATGGCCTCGGAGGCTGGAACATGGCATGGAACGAGTGGAAAGCGGGCAGTGCCGTCAAGTGA
- a CDS encoding L,D-transpeptidase, whose product MNVRPISGAVPAGRRGTGRKGAALIAGALLLSLTACGGGGDSGAGSGSGGGKDKGTGTQQGKQSTAAVSILPKSGATGVDTSGALKVSVAQGRLTQVTVKNAKGAEVGGSITGGGASWTPSTHLAGGTKYTVHAVAKDSEGREAAEDSTFTTLTPKNTFVGYFTPEDGSTVGVGMPFSVRFTRGITSPAAVEKAIRVRTEPAVDVEGHWFGNDRLDFRPEKYWKAGTKVTVDLDLDGVEGRDGVYGKQHKTIRFTIGRDQVSVVDAKKHTMKVTQDGKVIKTIPVTTGKPGYDTWNGQMVMSEKLAVTRMNGETVGYGGEYDIKDVPHAIRLTDSGTFIHGNYWGGGAFGNYNASHGCVGLRDVRGGYDKSVPAAWFFNHSMVGDVVVVKHSHDRTVDPANGLNGWNMSWADWKK is encoded by the coding sequence TTGAACGTGCGGCCTATATCGGGGGCGGTGCCGGCGGGGCGCCGGGGGACGGGCCGCAAGGGGGCGGCGCTCATAGCCGGCGCCCTGCTGCTGTCGCTCACCGCCTGCGGCGGGGGCGGCGACTCCGGGGCCGGGTCCGGTTCCGGGGGCGGGAAGGACAAGGGCACCGGCACGCAGCAGGGCAAGCAGTCCACGGCCGCCGTCAGCATCCTGCCCAAGTCCGGCGCCACGGGCGTCGACACCAGCGGCGCCCTGAAGGTGAGCGTCGCCCAGGGCAGGCTGACCCAGGTCACCGTCAAGAACGCCAAGGGTGCCGAGGTCGGCGGCAGCATCACCGGCGGCGGCGCCTCCTGGACGCCGTCGACCCACCTGGCCGGCGGCACCAAGTACACGGTGCACGCGGTCGCCAAGGACTCCGAGGGCCGCGAGGCCGCCGAGGACTCCACCTTCACGACCCTCACCCCGAAGAACACCTTCGTCGGTTACTTCACCCCCGAGGACGGCTCCACCGTCGGGGTGGGCATGCCGTTCTCCGTCCGCTTCACCCGGGGCATCACCAGCCCGGCGGCCGTCGAGAAGGCCATCCGCGTCCGGACCGAGCCGGCCGTCGACGTCGAGGGCCACTGGTTCGGCAACGACCGCCTGGACTTCCGTCCCGAGAAGTACTGGAAGGCGGGCACGAAGGTCACCGTCGACCTCGACCTGGACGGGGTCGAGGGCCGCGACGGCGTCTACGGCAAGCAGCACAAGACCATCAGGTTCACCATCGGCCGCGACCAGGTCTCCGTCGTGGACGCCAAGAAGCACACGATGAAGGTCACCCAGGACGGCAAGGTCATCAAGACCATCCCGGTCACCACCGGCAAGCCCGGCTACGACACCTGGAACGGCCAGATGGTCATGAGCGAGAAGCTCGCCGTGACCCGCATGAACGGCGAGACCGTCGGCTACGGCGGCGAGTACGACATCAAGGACGTGCCGCACGCCATCCGCCTGACCGACTCCGGCACCTTCATCCACGGCAACTACTGGGGCGGCGGCGCCTTCGGCAACTACAACGCCAGCCACGGCTGCGTGGGCCTGCGCGACGTGCGCGGCGGCTACGACAAGAGCGTCCCGGCGGCCTGGTTCTTCAACCACTCCATGGTCGGTGACGTGGTGGTCGTCAAGCACTCCCACGACCGCACCGTGGACCCGGCCAACGGCCTCAACGGCTGGAACATGTCCTGGGCCGACTGGAAGAAGTGA
- a CDS encoding enoyl-CoA hydratase/isomerase family protein: protein MTVSLEVAAGVGTLRLDRPPMNALDVATQDRLKELAEEATRREDVRAVVIYGGERVFAAGADIKEMQAMDHTAMVLRARALQDSFTAVARIPKPVVAAVTGYALGGGCELALCADFRIAAENAKLGQPEILLGLIPGAGGTQRLSRLVGPSKAKDLIFTGRQVKADEALAIGLVDRVVPAAEVYEQAYAWAAKLAQGPAIALRAAKESIDTGLETDIDTGLAVERNWFAGLFATEDRERGMRSFVEEGPGKAKFL, encoded by the coding sequence ATGACCGTCTCTCTCGAAGTCGCCGCAGGTGTCGGAACGCTGCGCCTGGACCGTCCGCCGATGAACGCGCTGGACGTGGCCACGCAGGACCGGCTGAAGGAACTCGCCGAGGAGGCCACGCGCCGCGAGGACGTGCGCGCCGTGGTGATCTACGGCGGGGAGCGGGTGTTCGCGGCGGGTGCGGACATCAAGGAGATGCAGGCCATGGACCACACCGCGATGGTCCTGCGCGCCCGCGCCCTGCAGGACTCCTTCACCGCCGTCGCCCGCATCCCCAAGCCCGTCGTCGCCGCCGTCACCGGCTACGCGCTCGGCGGCGGCTGCGAGCTGGCCCTGTGCGCCGACTTCCGCATCGCCGCGGAGAACGCCAAGCTGGGCCAGCCGGAGATCCTGCTCGGGCTGATCCCGGGCGCCGGCGGCACCCAGCGGCTGTCCCGGCTGGTCGGCCCCTCCAAGGCCAAGGACCTCATCTTCACCGGCCGTCAGGTCAAGGCCGACGAGGCGCTCGCGATCGGCCTGGTGGACCGGGTCGTCCCGGCCGCCGAGGTGTACGAGCAGGCGTACGCCTGGGCCGCGAAGCTCGCCCAGGGGCCGGCGATCGCGCTGCGCGCGGCGAAGGAGTCCATCGACACCGGTCTGGAGACCGACATCGACACCGGTCTCGCCGTCGAGCGGAACTGGTTCGCGGGCCTGTTCGCCACCGAGGACCGTGAGCGGGGCATGCGCAGCTTCGTCGAGGAGGGCCCGGGCAAGGCCAAGTTCCTCTGA
- a CDS encoding ATP-binding protein encodes MAGLEGIEQPRGHSRAAAARWSPAVEDERALKALELFGNPTEAEVPLPSRPESAATARRLAQVVVLRQWGLTPKMTEDAVLLVSELVGNAVRHTGARVFGLRMRRRRGWIRVEVRDPSRGLPCLMPVQEMDVSGRGLFLVDKLSDRWGVDLLPRGKTTWFEMRVGDR; translated from the coding sequence ATGGCGGGGCTGGAGGGCATCGAACAGCCGCGGGGACACAGCCGTGCGGCCGCGGCGCGCTGGTCGCCCGCGGTCGAGGACGAACGAGCGCTCAAGGCACTCGAACTGTTCGGCAACCCGACGGAGGCCGAGGTCCCGCTGCCGTCCCGCCCCGAATCCGCGGCGACCGCGCGCCGGCTGGCCCAGGTCGTCGTCCTGCGCCAGTGGGGGCTGACCCCCAAGATGACCGAGGACGCGGTCCTGCTCGTCTCCGAACTCGTCGGCAACGCCGTACGGCACACCGGGGCCCGGGTGTTCGGCCTCCGCATGCGCCGCCGCCGCGGCTGGATCCGCGTCGAGGTCCGCGACCCCTCCCGCGGGCTGCCGTGCCTGATGCCGGTTCAGGAGATGGACGTGAGCGGCCGCGGCCTGTTCCTGGTGGACAAGCTGTCCGACCGCTGGGGCGTCGACCTCTTACCGCGCGGCAAGACCACCTGGTTCGAGATGCGGGTGGGCGACCGCTAG
- a CDS encoding polysaccharide deacetylase family protein — protein sequence MVRVTTTNRRGVLRAGAGLVAGGALAAGCGSGPDTPPAAETSASAPTADTSGRPTATARTARTARTAPAPRAYAGQPAQITHGPRTRPQVALTFHGQGDPHFAESLLSTAEQRGARLTVLAVGTWLDEHPTLARRILDGGHDLGNHTQRHVAVNAMAEAEARREITDCAERLKRLTGSIGTWFRPSRSPTASPLVAGLARAAGYPHVLSYDVDSLDYTRPGADAVTRKVMAEVRAGSVVSLHFGYPDTVAALPAVLHELDRRRLRAVTTTELLS from the coding sequence ATGGTGCGGGTGACCACGACCAACCGACGCGGAGTGCTGCGCGCGGGTGCCGGGCTCGTCGCCGGGGGCGCGCTCGCCGCCGGATGCGGAAGCGGCCCGGACACCCCGCCCGCCGCCGAGACGTCCGCGTCCGCCCCGACCGCCGACACGTCCGGCCGGCCCACGGCCACCGCCCGGACCGCGCGCACCGCCCGCACCGCCCCCGCACCCCGCGCCTACGCCGGGCAGCCCGCCCAGATCACCCACGGCCCACGCACCCGTCCCCAGGTCGCCCTCACCTTCCACGGCCAGGGCGACCCCCATTTCGCCGAGTCCCTGCTCAGTACGGCCGAACAGCGCGGCGCCCGGCTCACCGTGCTCGCCGTCGGCACCTGGCTGGACGAACACCCCACCCTCGCCCGCCGCATCCTCGACGGCGGCCACGACCTCGGCAACCACACCCAGCGGCACGTCGCCGTCAACGCCATGGCCGAGGCCGAGGCCCGCCGGGAGATCACCGACTGCGCCGAACGCCTGAAGCGGCTCACCGGTTCCATCGGCACCTGGTTCCGGCCCTCCCGCTCCCCGACCGCCTCCCCGCTGGTCGCCGGGCTCGCCCGGGCCGCGGGCTACCCGCACGTGCTCTCCTACGACGTCGACTCGCTCGACTACACCCGTCCCGGCGCCGACGCCGTCACCCGCAAGGTCATGGCCGAGGTGCGCGCGGGATCGGTGGTGAGCCTGCACTTCGGCTACCCGGACACGGTCGCCGCCCTCCCCGCCGTACTCCACGAACTCGACCGGCGCCGGCTGCGCGCGGTCACCACCACGGAGCTGCTGAGCTGA
- a CDS encoding YncE family protein, with the protein MQPTRAARLLAAGAALTALTLLSACGSGTQHREDEALASKPPIQPQLRKQQVDVLPGMPPVQDATDLYAADRPGRLSPVVKDFPSRVYVPNTNSNTVTVIDPATYRVLETIPVGHQPQHVVPSWDLKTLWVNNDLGNSLTPIDPSTGKAGKPVDVHDPYNLYFTPDGRYAVVMASKDRQLVFRDAHTMKIAKTVPVSCSGVNHADFSIDGKYFIVSCEFSGELLKVDTARMEVVAQQKLPYKGAMPQDVKISPDGKLFYIADMMADGVWILNGDTFDQPKLLRTGKGAHGLYVSRDSREMYISNRGEGTISLFDFPRNRLTKKWRLPGGGSPDMGGVSADGKVLWLSGRYNSEVYAIDTRTGTELARIKVGSGPHGLAVYPQPGRYSLGHTGVFR; encoded by the coding sequence ATGCAACCCACACGAGCCGCCCGCCTCCTGGCCGCCGGAGCCGCCCTGACCGCCCTGACGCTGCTCTCCGCGTGCGGGAGCGGCACCCAGCACCGCGAGGACGAGGCCCTCGCCAGCAAGCCGCCCATCCAGCCGCAGCTGAGGAAGCAGCAGGTGGACGTGTTGCCCGGGATGCCCCCGGTGCAGGACGCGACCGACCTCTACGCCGCGGACCGCCCGGGCCGGCTCTCACCCGTCGTCAAGGACTTCCCCTCCCGGGTCTACGTTCCGAACACCAACTCGAACACCGTCACCGTCATCGACCCGGCGACCTACCGGGTGCTGGAGACCATCCCGGTCGGCCATCAGCCACAGCACGTGGTGCCGTCCTGGGACCTGAAGACCCTCTGGGTCAACAACGACCTCGGCAACAGCCTCACCCCCATCGACCCGAGCACCGGGAAGGCCGGCAAACCGGTCGACGTGCACGACCCGTACAACCTGTACTTCACCCCCGACGGCCGGTACGCCGTCGTCATGGCGTCCAAGGACCGCCAGCTCGTCTTCCGCGACGCGCACACCATGAAGATCGCCAAGACCGTGCCCGTGAGCTGCTCCGGCGTCAACCACGCCGACTTCTCCATCGACGGCAAGTACTTCATCGTCTCCTGCGAGTTCAGCGGCGAACTGCTCAAGGTCGACACGGCGCGGATGGAGGTCGTCGCCCAGCAGAAGCTGCCGTACAAGGGCGCCATGCCCCAGGACGTCAAGATCTCCCCGGACGGCAAGCTGTTCTACATCGCCGACATGATGGCCGACGGCGTGTGGATCCTGAACGGGGACACCTTCGACCAGCCGAAGCTGCTCCGGACCGGCAAGGGCGCCCACGGGCTGTACGTCAGCCGGGACTCCCGGGAGATGTACATCTCCAACCGGGGCGAGGGCACCATCTCCCTGTTCGACTTCCCCCGGAACCGGCTCACCAAGAAGTGGCGGCTGCCCGGCGGCGGCAGCCCAGACATGGGCGGCGTCTCGGCGGACGGCAAGGTGCTGTGGCTCTCCGGCCGCTACAACTCCGAGGTGTACGCCATCGACACCCGCACCGGCACCGAACTGGCCCGCATCAAGGTCGGCAGCGGCCCGCACGGCCTCGCCGTCTACCCGCAGCCGGGCCGCTACTCACTCGGCCACACCGGCGTCTTCCGCTGA
- a CDS encoding GNAT family N-acetyltransferase → METLRDVLDAAARGVFPPADGRTTVVPQHCPRDAGVLAFTAHSVVFTDEDPGWVRGALAAVDCDPLAAPLNPLFLASLMARTGRGAETVDALLVGAPLPGRPPLALREIEDAGHPRVRYARRRRDAVRVWTADGGVLVMGRGVGGRLEVSVEVDDGARHRGLGRALVTAARQLAAEPVWAQVSPGNARSMRAFQAAGYRAVGAEALLLGRVPAGGGPAAGSAEDAGVAE, encoded by the coding sequence GTGGAGACCTTGCGGGACGTACTCGACGCGGCGGCGCGGGGCGTCTTCCCGCCGGCGGACGGCCGGACGACGGTCGTACCGCAGCACTGCCCGCGGGACGCGGGGGTGCTCGCCTTCACCGCGCACTCCGTGGTCTTCACGGACGAGGACCCGGGCTGGGTGCGCGGCGCCCTGGCCGCCGTGGACTGCGACCCGCTCGCCGCGCCGCTGAACCCGCTCTTCCTCGCCTCCCTCATGGCCCGTACCGGGCGCGGGGCCGAGACCGTCGACGCGCTGCTGGTCGGCGCGCCCCTGCCGGGCCGGCCGCCGCTCGCGCTGCGGGAGATCGAGGACGCCGGCCACCCCCGGGTCCGCTACGCCCGCCGGCGGCGCGACGCGGTGCGGGTGTGGACGGCGGACGGCGGGGTGCTGGTCATGGGCCGCGGGGTCGGCGGCCGGCTGGAGGTGTCCGTCGAGGTGGACGACGGCGCCCGGCACCGGGGGCTGGGCCGGGCGCTGGTGACGGCGGCCCGGCAGCTCGCGGCGGAGCCGGTGTGGGCGCAGGTCTCGCCGGGGAACGCCCGCAGCATGCGGGCGTTCCAGGCGGCGGGTTACCGCGCGGTGGGCGCGGAGGCGCTGCTGCTCGGCCGGGTGCCGGCCGGCGGGGGTCCGGCGGCAGGTTCAGCGGAAGACGCCGGTGTGGCCGAGTGA
- a CDS encoding EF-hand domain-containing protein, whose product MADIEEARKQFQRIDADGDGFITAAEFKSALAQQGDWNVTDTVAEAIIRTRDLNGDKVLSFDEFWAYLDK is encoded by the coding sequence GTGGCGGACATCGAGGAAGCACGCAAGCAGTTCCAGCGGATCGACGCGGACGGTGACGGGTTCATCACCGCCGCCGAGTTCAAGTCCGCGCTGGCCCAGCAGGGTGACTGGAACGTCACCGACACGGTGGCCGAGGCCATCATCAGGACCCGCGACCTCAACGGCGACAAGGTGCTGTCGTTCGACGAGTTCTGGGCCTACCTGGACAAGTGA
- a CDS encoding GH25 family lysozyme yields the protein MLHGIDVSAFQSSSYDTDGLSFVFIKATEGRSYVNPRLAAQAKRGRDAGLVVGFYHFLWPGDIGAQAEYFVSHAPEKGGDLLAVDWETTGDGTHASNAEKDLFIHKVRALRPHNKVLLYTNRDYWLNKDVTSYAGDGLWIADYVTAGKPRIKAAWRFHQYSSEPHDKDVAAFSSKAALRAWAAS from the coding sequence ATGCTCCACGGCATCGACGTCAGCGCGTTCCAGTCCTCGTCGTACGACACGGACGGCCTCTCCTTCGTCTTCATCAAGGCGACGGAGGGGCGTTCGTACGTCAACCCGAGACTTGCCGCGCAGGCCAAGAGGGGCCGCGACGCGGGACTGGTCGTCGGCTTCTACCACTTCCTGTGGCCGGGTGACATCGGCGCCCAGGCCGAGTACTTCGTCTCGCACGCCCCGGAGAAGGGGGGCGACCTGCTCGCCGTCGACTGGGAGACCACCGGCGACGGCACGCACGCGAGCAACGCGGAGAAGGACCTGTTCATCCACAAGGTGCGGGCGCTGCGGCCGCACAACAAGGTCCTGCTGTACACCAACCGGGACTACTGGCTGAACAAGGACGTCACCTCGTACGCCGGGGACGGCCTGTGGATCGCGGACTACGTGACCGCGGGCAAGCCCCGGATCAAGGCCGCGTGGCGCTTCCACCAGTACAGCAGCGAGCCGCACGACAAGGACGTGGCCGCGTTCTCCTCCAAGGCCGCGCTGCGCGCCTGGGCCGCGTCCTAG
- a CDS encoding Ca2+-dependent phosphoinositide-specific phospholipase C, with amino-acid sequence MRVVRRLAALVGVAVMVVAVPGHARAASPKFSRTTAIGTHNAYDKAKYTYFAQALDSGASLLELDVYVDSLTHRWRVSHSNPLGNDNNCEAAKTPGDLYSKSRNQDLGGCLDNIAAWNQLHPDHPPIVFKVEMKVGFNNNAGLGPAEFDTLVSQKLGDSVFKPADLLGGTYSSLDAAARADAWPARDSLRGKFLFELIPGTVEQSNPFDHYWTDKEYGEHLRDLYAAGNIGRAQAFPAVLGAANGDPRTSRYDASIRPWFVFFDGDAAAYVNNGYDTSFYSANHYILIATGADGVSPAISATNPTDAEVAARLALLAGDHASLITSDWSAKPASVLGAVTDRG; translated from the coding sequence ATGCGCGTGGTGAGACGGCTGGCGGCGCTGGTGGGTGTGGCCGTGATGGTGGTGGCGGTGCCGGGGCACGCCCGGGCGGCGTCGCCGAAGTTCTCCCGGACGACGGCGATCGGGACGCACAACGCGTACGACAAGGCGAAGTACACGTACTTCGCCCAGGCGCTGGACTCCGGCGCCTCGCTGCTCGAACTGGACGTGTACGTCGACAGCCTCACCCACCGGTGGCGGGTGAGCCACAGCAACCCGCTCGGCAACGACAACAACTGCGAGGCCGCCAAGACGCCCGGCGACCTGTACAGCAAGAGCCGCAACCAGGACCTCGGCGGCTGCCTGGACAACATCGCGGCCTGGAACCAGCTCCACCCCGACCACCCGCCGATCGTGTTCAAGGTCGAGATGAAGGTGGGGTTCAACAACAACGCCGGTCTGGGCCCGGCCGAGTTCGACACGCTGGTCTCGCAGAAGCTCGGCGACAGCGTCTTCAAGCCGGCCGACCTGCTCGGCGGCACCTACTCCTCCCTGGACGCGGCGGCCCGGGCCGACGCCTGGCCCGCCCGCGACTCCCTGCGCGGCAAGTTCCTCTTCGAGCTGATCCCGGGCACGGTCGAGCAGTCCAACCCGTTCGACCACTACTGGACGGACAAGGAGTACGGCGAGCACCTGCGCGACCTGTACGCGGCCGGGAACATCGGCCGGGCGCAGGCCTTCCCGGCGGTGCTGGGGGCCGCGAACGGGGACCCGCGCACCAGCCGCTACGACGCCTCGATCCGCCCCTGGTTCGTCTTCTTCGACGGTGACGCGGCCGCGTACGTGAACAACGGGTACGACACGTCGTTCTATTCGGCGAACCACTACATCCTGATCGCCACCGGCGCCGACGGCGTCTCCCCGGCGATCTCCGCCACGAACCCCACGGACGCCGAGGTCGCCGCCCGGCTGGCACTGCTGGCCGGGGACCACGCCAGCCTCATCACCTCGGACTGGTCGGCCAAGCCGGCGTCGGTGCTGGGCGCGGTGACGGACCGGGGCTGA
- a CDS encoding L-serine ammonia-lyase codes for MAISVFDLFSIGIGPSSSHTVGPMRAARMFARRLRNEDLLGSVASVRCELYGSLGATGHGHGTPKAVLLGLEGASPRTVDVEGADERVAAIKASGRLSVLGEHEIAFSFDDDLVLHRRKALPYHANGMTIWAHDASGAELLTKTYYSVGGGFVVDEDAVGADRIVLDDTVLKYPFRTGDELLRLTKETGLSISSLMLENERAWRTEDEIRAGLLEIWRVMRECVQRGMSREGILPGGLKVRRRAAVSARQLRAEGDALAHAMEWITLYAMAVNEENAAGGRVVTAPTNGAAGIIPAVLHYYINFVPGADEDGVVRFLLAAGAIGMLFKENASISGAEVGCQGEVGSACSMAAGALAEVLGGSPEQVENAAEIGMEHNLGLTCDPVGGLVQIPCIERNGMAAVKAVTAAKMAMRGDGSHKVSLDKVIKTMKDTGADMSVKYKETARGGLAVNIIEC; via the coding sequence GTGGCCATCTCGGTCTTCGACCTGTTCTCGATCGGCATCGGCCCGTCGAGTTCGCACACGGTCGGCCCGATGCGCGCGGCCCGTATGTTCGCCCGCCGCCTGCGCAACGAGGACCTGCTCGGTTCCGTCGCCTCCGTGCGCTGCGAGCTGTACGGCTCGCTCGGCGCGACCGGCCACGGCCACGGCACCCCGAAGGCGGTGCTGCTCGGCCTTGAGGGCGCCTCGCCGCGCACGGTCGACGTGGAGGGCGCCGACGAACGGGTGGCGGCCATCAAGGCGTCGGGCCGGCTGTCGGTCCTCGGCGAGCACGAGATCGCGTTCTCCTTCGACGACGACCTGGTGCTGCACCGCCGCAAGGCGCTCCCGTACCACGCCAACGGCATGACGATCTGGGCGCACGACGCCTCGGGCGCCGAGCTGCTCACCAAGACGTACTACTCGGTCGGCGGCGGCTTCGTCGTGGACGAGGACGCGGTCGGCGCGGACCGCATCGTACTGGACGACACGGTGCTGAAGTACCCCTTCCGTACCGGTGACGAGCTGCTGCGCCTGACCAAGGAGACGGGCCTGTCCATCTCCTCGCTGATGCTGGAGAACGAGCGGGCCTGGCGCACGGAGGACGAGATACGCGCGGGTCTGCTGGAGATCTGGCGGGTCATGCGCGAGTGCGTCCAGCGGGGCATGTCCCGCGAGGGCATCCTGCCCGGCGGCCTGAAGGTGCGCCGCCGGGCGGCCGTCTCGGCCCGCCAGCTGCGCGCCGAGGGCGACGCGCTGGCCCACGCCATGGAGTGGATCACGCTCTACGCGATGGCGGTGAACGAGGAGAACGCGGCCGGCGGCCGGGTGGTGACCGCCCCGACGAACGGCGCCGCGGGCATCATCCCCGCCGTCCTGCACTACTACATCAACTTCGTGCCCGGCGCCGACGAGGACGGCGTGGTCCGCTTCCTCCTCGCGGCCGGCGCCATCGGCATGCTCTTCAAGGAGAACGCCTCCATCTCCGGTGCCGAGGTCGGCTGCCAGGGCGAGGTCGGCTCGGCCTGCTCCATGGCCGCCGGCGCGCTGGCCGAGGTGCTCGGTGGCTCCCCCGAGCAGGTGGAGAACGCGGCCGAGATCGGCATGGAGCACAACCTCGGCCTGACCTGCGACCCGGTCGGCGGCCTGGTCCAGATCCCCTGCATCGAGCGCAACGGCATGGCCGCGGTCAAGGCGGTCACCGCGGCGAAGATGGCGATGCGCGGCGACGGCTCGCACAAGGTGTCCCTGGACAAGGTCATCAAGACCATGAAGGACACCGGCGCCGACATGTCCGTCAAGTACAAGGAGACGGCCCGCGGCGGGCTCGCGGTGAACATCATCGAGTGCTGA